In Candidatus Deferrimicrobiaceae bacterium, the DNA window GCCCGGGATTTTCCGTCTCTTTATATCCTGGCCCTCTCGGACAAGAGCGACTCGGACCTCATCCTGCGTGCGATGCGGGCCGGGGCGCACGATTTCCTCTGCAAGCCCATAAAGGAGATCGACCTGCGCGCGGCGGTGGAGAAGGTCTATAAACTCAAAGCAGCCCGGATGGAGAAGAGGCCGGACAGCGGCCGGATCGTATCCGTGTTCAGCAACAAGGGGGGGAACGGGACCACGACGATCGCCGTCAATCTCGCGGACGCCCTGGTCCGCTACCACGGCAAAAAGGTGGTGGTGGTCGACCTGGTTCTTTCCCACGGTGACGTGACGATGTTCTTCAACGTCAATCCGTCGTATTCCATCCTCGACCTCGCGAAAAACGCGCAGAAGGCGGATTACGATTTTCTTCACACCCTTCTTGTGAAGCATCCCAGCGGGGTGTACATCCTGGCCGACCCTCCCATGATCGAGGATGCGGAACAGATCTCCGCAGGCCACGTGAAGGATGTGCTCAATACCCTGCGGTCCATGTTCGACTACATCGTCGTGGACACCCCGCACCACTTCGACGAACGGACCCTGACCGCCCTCGAGATGTCCGACACCATTCTGCTTGTGTCCCTGCTGAACCTTCCCTCTCTTCGAAACACCCAGAAGTGTCTCTCCCTGTTCGGGCGCATCGGGTTGCGCGACGAACGGGTCCGGCTGGTCCTGAGCCGGTATCTGCCAAATGATGAGATCCCGCAGGACAGCATCGAGGGGATCCTGAACTGCCCCGTTTTCTTTGCGGTACCCAACGATTACCCTGCCGTCATCGCGTCCGTCAACCGGGGAAAGTTGCTCCGCGAAACGTCCCCCGACAAGCCGGTCACGAAAAGTTTCCGGGAGTTGTCGGACCTCCTCGTTTCTCCCCCTGTTCCCCAAGACGCCCCGGCATCGAAAAAGAGAGGCTTGTTCGATAGGATTTTCACGTCTTCCCGGAGGACGAAATGAGTATCAGCGAATGGAAAGCGAAAAAGAATGGCGCGAGTACGGTGGTATTCGGCGATCCCTCCCAGCGCAGGAATACTCTGGACACGGAGATCCGTGCCTACCAGGATCTGAAAAGCACCATCCACCGGAAGCTCGTGGACAGACTGGATCTCTCCACGGTTGCCGAGATCCCTACCGAACAGCTGTCCGGAATCATCAAGGCGGTCGTCGAAAGCCTCATCGTAAACGAAGGAATTCCCCTCACGCGGGTCGAGCGTGACAGGCTGGTCCTCGAGATCCAGCACGAGACGCTCGGGCTCGGTCCTCTGGAGCCTCTCCTCCAGGACCCGGATATTGCGGACATCCTCGTCAACGGGCCAAACCAGGTATACATCGAAAAGCATGGAAAGCTCGAAAGAACCGAGGTGGCCTTCAAGGATGACGACCATCTGATGAGCGTCATCGAGAGAATCGTTTCGAAAGTGGGCCGGCGTGTCGACGAATCCTCCCCGCTGGTCGACGCCCGGCTTCCGGACGGGTCGCGCGTCAACGTGATCATTCCCCCTCTCTCGCTGGACGGCCCGGCGGTTTCCATCCGCCGGTTCGGCATCTCTCCCCTGAAGATGGAAAACCTCATCGAATACCAATCGTTAACCGAGGAAATGGCACGGACCTTCGGCGCGATGATCAAGGCCCGCCTGAACATCCTGGTGTCAGGGGGAACGGGCGCGGGGAAAACGACGTTGCTCAACATCCTCTCCGCTTCCATACCCGACACGGAACGGATCGTCACCATCGAGGATTCGGCGGAACTGATCCTCCAGCAGGACCACGTTGTGCGACTCGAGACCCGACCCCCCAATATCGAAGGGAAGGGAACCGTGACGCAACGGGATCTCGTCCGCAATGCCCTTCGGATGCGGCCCGACCGGATCATCGTCGGGGAGGTGCGGGGGGGCGAGGCGCTGGACATGCTGCAGGCGATGAACACGGGGCACGACGGCTCCATATCGACCATCCACGCGAATTCCCCGCGTGACGCCCTGGCGCGTCTCGAGACGATGGTATTGATGGCGGGATATGACCTTCCCGCAAGGGCAATCCGGGAACAGATGAGCTCTGCCCTGAACGTCATGATCCAGGTGGCGCGGCTGAGCGACGGGACGCGCAAAATCGTCAAGGTATCCGAACTCACCGGGATGGAAGGGGATATCCTGGTCATGCAGGACATCTTCGTGTACGAGAAGCAGGGGCTGACCGATGAGGGGAAGGTAAGGGGTCAGTTCCGTGCCACCGGGGTGCGGCCGAAGTTCCTCGACGTCATCCACACCGCGGGAATCCATCTCGAGTCCGATATTTTCGCATACCGGAAGCAAAAGTAGGGAGCCGGCGATGCTCTGGATCTCCGCTATCCTGTTCGTGGGCATCCTGACGGTACTTTTGTCCCTGTACTTCCTGATCGCCCCCGGGTGGACCGAAAGGAAGGAGATCAAAAAACGGCTCTCCCTCCTCGAACTGCGCAATCTCGTGTTAGAGGACCTTCCCGATGTCCTTAAAAGCGAACTGTTGAGTGATGTGCCGGCGCTCAACAGGATTCTCGCGAATATCAACGTTGCCGTACAAATCGACAAGCGTCTCAAACAGGCGGATATGGAGATGAAAGTGAGCACGTTCATCCTCCTGTCCTGCATCCTCTTCGGGTTTGCTCTGCTGGTGGGGGCCTTTCTGCACTGGCCTTTCCTGATTGCCGTTCTTTTCGGGGCGTTCCTTTTCGTGGTCCCGACGATCGTGGTGAACACCAGGAAAAACCTCCGCATGAAAAAATTCATCATGTATTTCCCCGAGGCCCTGGAAATGTTCGCGCGCTCCCTGCGGGCGGGGCATTCGTTCACGGGGGCCATTCAACTGGTCGGACAGGAGATGCCCGCTCCCATCGGTCCGGAATTCCAGAAGGTTTTCGACGAACAGAACCTCGGGATTCCGCTTCGGAATGCCCTGATCGGCATGACGACCCGGATCGACCTCCTCGATGTCAACTTCTTTGTTACGGCTGTCCTGATCCAGCGCGAGACGGGGGGGAATCTGGCGGAGATCATCGACAAGATCGGCTATGTCATCCGGGAGAGATTCCGCATCCAGGGGCAGCTCAAGATCCACACCGCCCAGGCCCGGCTGACGGGGATCGTCCTTGCTTTCCTGCCCGTCGTGGTGGCGTTCATCCTGTTCCTGATGAGCCCGGGTTACATGAAACCTCTCTGGGAAGAACCGATGGGAAGATCCATGATCTTTGGGGCCATCGTCCTGCAGATTGCGGGGATGCTCGTGATCCGGAAGATCATCCGGATCAAGATCTGACCGAAGGAGGAGCGGTTTGGTTCTTTTTCTTGCGATCGCCGTCTTCACGGCAACGGCCCTTGCGGTGCTGGCTCTCTACTGGCTGGTCGAGAGCCGGAGGGAGTCCCTCCCGCAAAGGCTCAAGGATATTTCCGAGACGCCTTCCGGGGCCGGGTCTTCGTGGGGCGAAAAAATCGATTCACGGTTTACCGGCGTTCTGGAACGCTTCAAGCGGAAGAGGCGAATCCAGGATGATATCGTGGCGATGATCACGAGCGAACAATCTACCGGGATAAGATTGCAGCTCATCCAGGCGGGTTTCCGTCGTCCGGGGTCCTATCAGGTCTACTTCTGGGTACGTGCTGTCCTGCCGGCCTCCCTCTTCCTTCTCGCCGTATCTTTCGGGAAGTCGATGGGGATGGCGAACCAGAAAATATTCTTTCTCGGAGCGCTGGGGCTTCTTTTCGGCTTCCTCTTCCCGATCGCGTTCGTCCGGTGGAAAATGAGGAAGCGCCAGGAGGAGATCACCGACTATCTCCCCGACGCGCTGGACCTTCTCGTCGTGTGCGTCGAGGCGGGGTTGGGATTGAACGCATCGTTCGTGAAGATCTCCGAGGAATTCGCACTCTCCAGTCCGACCCTGAGCGACGAGTTCGACATCGTCAACCGGGAGATGATAGCCGGTAAGCCCAGGATAGAGGCGCTTCGTTCATTGTCGGACCGTACCGGGGTAGAGGAGGTGAAGTCCCTCGTGGCCATGTTGATCCAGACGGAAAAACTGGGAACCAGCCTGGCCCAATCCCTCCGGGTACACTCCGACTCCCTGCGCACGAAGAGAAGGCAGCGGGCGGAAGAGGCCGCCGCAAAGACCACGATCAAGCTGGTGTTCCCCCTGGTGTTCCTGTTGTTTCCCGCACTTTTCGTCGTCATTCTCGGACCCGGCTTCATCCAGATCGCGAAGGTCCTGTTCCCCGTCATGGCCGGGAACCGGTGAGCCGGGTAGGGAACGAACGAATGAATGGGGAGGAATCGGAAGACAACGATTCGATGGGGATGAAGGTCCGGAATACCACCAGGGATAGAATTCTGGGCGACGGAGTCCGGGAGGCGAGTTCCCCGTTTGCCCGGATGAGGGGTCTCCTGGGGGTCGAGGGTCTATCTCCGGGGGAAGGGTTGTGGATATGCCCGTGCTACAGCATCCACTCTTTGGGGATGGCGTTCGAATTTGACGCGCTGTTCCTCGATGGCGGAATGCGGGTGGTGGCGCTCTACCGGCGCTTTCGAAAGAACCGCTTATCCAGGATTTACTGGGACGCCCGAGGGGTCCTCGAACTGCCGGAGGGCACGATCGAGAGAACGGGGACCGAGGTCGGGGATGAACTTGAATTTCGGACGTGAAAGGATCACCTTCCCCATAACTTCAGGACGCCCGCGCATCATCCTCATCGCCTCCGTTCTTCTCGTTCTTTGCCTTGCCGACCGGCCTGCGACGTCCGCCATAACCCTCACCGATATGGCGCGGGCTCTGGTGTCCGACAATACGGTGGGAACACAGGTGCCGTCTGTTTGCCGCGGCTACTCTTCCTTGGGGCTGCGGAGGGAGGCGGCGTCCTACCTGGAACGAAACATCCACCTTGCCGAGATTTCCCGCGACGAGGCGGCGCCGCTTTTCGAAGAGATCGTCAAGGAGCAGAGCCGGTACGAGGATCCGGGGGGGCTTGTCGCAATCTGCGAGACAGCCATCCGGAACGGAGCAAGGACGCCTCTGGTCCTGTATTCCTACGGGACGGGGCTGCGGCTGACCGGGAGGCTTGCCGAGGCCTCGGCGATCTTTTCCCAGCTGCCGAAGGAGAGCGTCTATTCTTCCTACGCTCTCTTCGCCATCGGACAGATCGCCGCCGAAGAAGGACGCGCAGAAACCGCCCATAACATATTCAACCGCTTACGGGAGTCGGGCCGGGAGCGAGGAGCAGAGGATTTTCTCACGGAAAGGGCTACCCGGTCCCAGGCAGAGCTCCTTCTGACGCTCGGGCGCCCCGGGGAGGCGGCACCCCTTTTTCTATCCCTCCTCCGCAGCGGGGAAGACCCCCTGGCAGAGATCGGTCGGGCGGCGGTCGACAACTCTGCGAGGGTAGGCAACGGCAGGGTATTGCCGGAGACGATCGCGAGATGGCCGGTCAGGAATCAGATCCTCCTGTCCCT includes these proteins:
- a CDS encoding CpaF family protein, whose amino-acid sequence is MSISEWKAKKNGASTVVFGDPSQRRNTLDTEIRAYQDLKSTIHRKLVDRLDLSTVAEIPTEQLSGIIKAVVESLIVNEGIPLTRVERDRLVLEIQHETLGLGPLEPLLQDPDIADILVNGPNQVYIEKHGKLERTEVAFKDDDHLMSVIERIVSKVGRRVDESSPLVDARLPDGSRVNVIIPPLSLDGPAVSIRRFGISPLKMENLIEYQSLTEEMARTFGAMIKARLNILVSGGTGAGKTTLLNILSASIPDTERIVTIEDSAELILQQDHVVRLETRPPNIEGKGTVTQRDLVRNALRMRPDRIIVGEVRGGEALDMLQAMNTGHDGSISTIHANSPRDALARLETMVLMAGYDLPARAIREQMSSALNVMIQVARLSDGTRKIVKVSELTGMEGDILVMQDIFVYEKQGLTDEGKVRGQFRATGVRPKFLDVIHTAGIHLESDIFAYRKQK
- a CDS encoding AAA family ATPase yields the protein MNKISCLIIETDQEAIRHIDILGRTIGSLEVRWKTNSLETGIAIIRKHHPEMAIIGLGQVPDASIEGISTLARDFPSLYILALSDKSDSDLILRAMRAGAHDFLCKPIKEIDLRAAVEKVYKLKAARMEKRPDSGRIVSVFSNKGGNGTTTIAVNLADALVRYHGKKVVVVDLVLSHGDVTMFFNVNPSYSILDLAKNAQKADYDFLHTLLVKHPSGVYILADPPMIEDAEQISAGHVKDVLNTLRSMFDYIVVDTPHHFDERTLTALEMSDTILLVSLLNLPSLRNTQKCLSLFGRIGLRDERVRLVLSRYLPNDEIPQDSIEGILNCPVFFAVPNDYPAVIASVNRGKLLRETSPDKPVTKSFRELSDLLVSPPVPQDAPASKKRGLFDRIFTSSRRTK
- a CDS encoding type II secretion system F family protein; this encodes MLWISAILFVGILTVLLSLYFLIAPGWTERKEIKKRLSLLELRNLVLEDLPDVLKSELLSDVPALNRILANINVAVQIDKRLKQADMEMKVSTFILLSCILFGFALLVGAFLHWPFLIAVLFGAFLFVVPTIVVNTRKNLRMKKFIMYFPEALEMFARSLRAGHSFTGAIQLVGQEMPAPIGPEFQKVFDEQNLGIPLRNALIGMTTRIDLLDVNFFVTAVLIQRETGGNLAEIIDKIGYVIRERFRIQGQLKIHTAQARLTGIVLAFLPVVVAFILFLMSPGYMKPLWEEPMGRSMIFGAIVLQIAGMLVIRKIIRIKI
- a CDS encoding DUF192 domain-containing protein; translation: MKVRNTTRDRILGDGVREASSPFARMRGLLGVEGLSPGEGLWICPCYSIHSLGMAFEFDALFLDGGMRVVALYRRFRKNRLSRIYWDARGVLELPEGTIERTGTEVGDELEFRT
- a CDS encoding type II secretion system F family protein gives rise to the protein MVLFLAIAVFTATALAVLALYWLVESRRESLPQRLKDISETPSGAGSSWGEKIDSRFTGVLERFKRKRRIQDDIVAMITSEQSTGIRLQLIQAGFRRPGSYQVYFWVRAVLPASLFLLAVSFGKSMGMANQKIFFLGALGLLFGFLFPIAFVRWKMRKRQEEITDYLPDALDLLVVCVEAGLGLNASFVKISEEFALSSPTLSDEFDIVNREMIAGKPRIEALRSLSDRTGVEEVKSLVAMLIQTEKLGTSLAQSLRVHSDSLRTKRRQRAEEAAAKTTIKLVFPLVFLLFPALFVVILGPGFIQIAKVLFPVMAGNR